A single window of Cervus canadensis isolate Bull #8, Minnesota chromosome 17, ASM1932006v1, whole genome shotgun sequence DNA harbors:
- the LOC122455254 gene encoding 60S ribosomal protein L30-like, translated as MVAAKKVKKLLESINSRLQLVMKSGKYVLGYKQSLKMIRQGKVKPVILTNNCSALRKSEIEYYAMLAKTGVHHYHGNNTELGTDVKSTTEVCTLAMIDPDIIRSMPEQTGEK; from the coding sequence ATGGTGGCCGCCAAGAAGGTGAAAAAGTTACTGGAGTCAATCAACTCTAGGCTCCAACTGGTTATGAAAAGTGGAAAGTATGTGCTGGGGTACAAGCAGTCTCTGAAAATGATCAGACAGGGCAAAGTGAAACCGGTCATCCTCACCAACAATTGCTCAGCCTTGAGGAAATCTGAAATAGAGTATTATGCCATGTTGGCCAAAACTGGTGTCCATCACTACCATGGCAATAATACTGAATTGGGCACAGATGTGAAAAGTACAACAGAGGTATGCACATTGGCTATGATTGATCCTGATATCATTAGAAGCATGCCAGAACAGACTGGCGAAAAGTGA
- the LOC122455253 gene encoding 60S ribosomal protein L26-like produces MKFNPFVTSDRSKNRKRHFNAPSHIRRKIMSSPLSKELRQKYNVRSMPIRKDDEVQVVRGHYKGQQIGKVVQVYRKKYVIYIERVQREKANGTTVHVGIHPSKVVITRLKLDKDRKKILECKAKSRQVGKEKGKYKEETIEKMQE; encoded by the coding sequence ATGAAGTTCAATCCCTTTGTGACTTCTGACCGAAGCAAGAATCGAAAGAGGCATTTCAACGCGCCTTCCCACATTCGCAGGAAAATTATGTCTTCTCCTCTTTCTAAAGAGCTAAGACAGAAGTACAACGTTCGATCCATGCCCATCCGAAAGGATGATGAAGTTCAGGTTGTACGAGGGCACTACAAAGGGCAGCAAATTGGCAAAGTAGTCCAGGTTTACAGGAAGAAATACGTCATCTACATTGAACGAGTGCAGCGGGAGAAGGCTAATGGCACAACTGTTCATGTGGGCATTCACCCCAGCAAGGTGGTTATCACCAGACTAAAACTGGACAAAGACCGCAAAAAGATCCTCGAATGTAAAGCCAAATCTCGCCaagtaggaaaggaaaagggcaaatataaggaagaaacaattgagaagatgcaggaaTAA